In one Lolium rigidum isolate FL_2022 chromosome 3, APGP_CSIRO_Lrig_0.1, whole genome shotgun sequence genomic region, the following are encoded:
- the LOC124694530 gene encoding probable serine/threonine-protein kinase PIX13, with the protein MGNCFGCRDESPADPPATGKSPPPSSSWPNKEMSAGSSSGTSGTSGSSGTMSGVSSGSEDYGRWPSTGADVGGRVLDAPKLRVFTLAELRAVTRGFKPEMVLGEGGFGRVYKGWADERSLNPAKSSAGVVVAVKKLNHESVQGLQEWQSEVDFLGRLQHPNLVKLLGYCGEDRELLLVYEFMPKGSLENHLFRRGAAFEPLTWETRLKIAIGAARGLAFLHSPETQIIYRDFKASNILLDADFGPKLSDFGLAKSGPAAGRSHVTTRIIGTYGYAAPEYVATGHLYVKSDVYGFGVVLLELLTGLRAHDTNRPSHQVNLVEWARPYIASGGRKLTGLMDQRLAGQYPSKAAANAARLAYNCLCGDPKSRPSMDEVLAKLEEIEARASAQGSRDALPPRPAPSARRSPYRASSRP; encoded by the exons atgGGGAACTGCTTCGGATGCCGCGACGAATCTCCGGCTGATCCGCCGGCCACAG GcaagtcgccgccgccgtcgtcgtcgtggcCCAACAAGGAGATGAGCGCCGGGAGCAGCAGCGGGACAAGCGGGACCAGCGGATCCAGCGGAACCATGAGCGGCGTGAGCAGCGGGAGCGAGGACTACGGGCGGTGGCCGAGCACCGGCGCGGACGTGGGCGGGCGGGTCCTGGACGCGCCCAAGCTGCGGGTGTTCACGCTGGCGGAGCTGCGGGCGGTGACGCGCGGGTTCAAGCCGGAGATGGTGCTGGGCGAGGGCGGGTTCGGGCGGGTGTACAAGGGGTGGGCCGACGAGCGCAGCCTCAACCCGGCCAAGAGCtccgccggcgtcgtcgtcgccgtcaagaAGCTCAACCACGAGAGCGTCCAGGGACTCCAGGAATGGCAG TCGGAGGTGGACTTCCTGGGCAGGCTGCAGCACCCGAACCTGGTGAAGCTGCTGGGCTACTGCGGCGAGGACAGGGAGCTCCTCCTCGTCTACGAGTTCATGCCCAAGGGCAGCCTCGAGAACCACCTCTTCAGGAGGGGCGCGGCGTTCGAGCCGCTGACGTGGGAGACGCGGCTGAAGATCGCCATCGGCGCCGCCCGTGGCCTCGCCTTCCTGCACTCGCCGGAGACGCAGATCATCTACCGGGACTTCAAGGCCTCCAACATCCTCCTCGACGCCGACTTCGGGCCCAAGCTCTCGGACTTCGGCCTCGCCAAGAGCGGCCCCGCGGCGGGGAGGTCGCACGTCACCACCAGGATCATCGGCACCTACGGCTACGCCGCGCCGGAGTACGTCGCCACGGGCCACCTCTACGTCAAGAGCGACGTGTACGGCTTCGGCGTCGTGCTCCTCGAGCTGCTCACGGGGCTCCGGGCGCACGACACCAACCGGCCCAGCCACCAGGTGAACCTCGTGGAGTGGGCGCGGCCCTACATCGCCTCGGGCGGCAGGAAGCTCACCGGCCTCATGGACCAGCGGCTCGCCGGCCAGTACCCTTCCAAGGCGGCGGCCAATGCGGCCAGGCTCGCGTACAACTGCCTCTGCGGCGACCCCAAGTCCAGACCCTCCATGGACGAAGTCCTCGCCAAGCTCGAGGAGATCGAGGCCAGGGCGTCGGCGCAAGGGAGCCGGGATGCGCTGCCGCCAAGGCCTGCCCCGTCGGCGCGCCGGTCGCCCTACCGTGCTTCTTCCAGGCCCTGA